The following proteins are co-located in the bacterium genome:
- a CDS encoding thrombospondin type 3 repeat-containing protein, translating into MVNAPLADRVLAAGDQLVLDVRYRNDCGVKRTPRLVFGSVARASALSGSDNCPNVPNPDQADTDDDGIGDACDSCPFVPNPDQLDSDGDGIADACDICPANPDPLQLDSDGDGRGDACDNCPAVANPDQLDSDGDGRGNLCDNCPAIANPTQTDTDGDGIGNVCDNCPAVVNPSQADSDGDEIGNACDNCVDVANPDQLDSDGDGRGNVCDNCINVANPTQTDADSDGRGDACDNCPAVANPLQTNSDGDTIGDACDNCPAVTNQDQADGDLDGAGDACDVCPGVSDPDQADADADKRGDACDNCPRIPNPAQTDADADGIGDACQCRGPLPGACVPGGGSATLDCLIEWLIYPTPPLDRRGTPDRKVRCFDGDPTCDLDGTVDGGCTFLASICANNVDSRLACTASGIATLSASPPQLGTELLAALPVLTERCTTPQLLRVALKPRGATFGRTTLRAKVKARSVLQPNGKTVSDADSITLTCEPAPG; encoded by the coding sequence ATGGTGAACGCCCCGCTCGCCGACCGCGTCCTCGCCGCCGGCGACCAGCTCGTCCTCGACGTCCGCTACCGCAACGACTGCGGCGTCAAGCGCACGCCCCGCCTCGTCTTCGGCTCGGTCGCACGCGCCTCGGCCCTCTCCGGCAGCGACAACTGCCCGAACGTCCCCAACCCCGACCAGGCCGACACCGACGACGACGGCATCGGCGACGCCTGCGACTCCTGCCCGTTCGTCCCCAACCCCGACCAGCTCGATTCCGACGGCGACGGCATCGCCGACGCCTGCGACATCTGCCCCGCCAACCCCGACCCGCTCCAGCTCGACTCCGACGGCGACGGCCGCGGCGACGCCTGCGACAACTGCCCCGCCGTCGCCAACCCCGACCAGCTCGATTCCGACGGCGACGGCCGCGGCAACCTCTGCGACAACTGCCCGGCGATCGCGAACCCCACCCAGACCGACACCGACGGCGACGGCATCGGCAACGTCTGCGACAACTGCCCCGCCGTCGTGAACCCCAGCCAGGCCGACAGCGACGGCGACGAGATCGGCAACGCCTGCGACAACTGCGTCGACGTCGCCAACCCCGATCAGCTCGATTCCGACGGCGACGGCCGCGGCAACGTCTGCGACAACTGCATCAACGTCGCCAACCCGACCCAGACCGACGCCGACTCGGACGGCCGCGGCGACGCCTGCGACAACTGCCCCGCCGTCGCCAACCCGCTCCAGACCAACAGCGACGGCGACACCATCGGCGACGCCTGCGACAACTGCCCCGCGGTCACGAACCAGGATCAGGCCGACGGCGATCTCGACGGCGCCGGCGACGCCTGCGACGTCTGCCCCGGCGTCAGCGACCCGGACCAGGCCGACGCCGACGCCGACAAGCGCGGCGACGCCTGCGACAACTGTCCGCGCATCCCGAACCCCGCCCAGACGGACGCCGACGCCGACGGCATCGGCGACGCCTGCCAGTGCCGCGGCCCGCTGCCGGGCGCCTGCGTCCCGGGCGGCGGCAGCGCCACGCTCGACTGCCTCATCGAGTGGCTCATCTATCCGACGCCGCCGCTCGACCGCCGCGGCACGCCGGACCGCAAGGTACGCTGCTTCGACGGCGACCCCACCTGCGACCTCGACGGCACCGTCGACGGCGGCTGCACCTTCCTCGCCTCGATCTGCGCCAACAACGTCGACTCCCGGCTCGCCTGCACGGCGAGCGGCATCGCCACGCTGTCGGCGTCGCCGCCCCAGCTCGGCACCGAGCTGCTCGCCGCGCTGCCGGTCCTCACCGAGCGCTGCACCACGCCGCAGCTCCTGCGCGTCGCGCTGAAGCCGCGCGGCGCCACCTTCGGCCGCACCACCCTGCGCGCCAAGGTGAAGGCGCGCAGCGTCCTCCAGCCGAACGGCAAGACCGTCAGCGACGCGGATTCCATCACCCTCACCTGCGAGCCCGCGCCCGGGTGA
- a CDS encoding amidase — translation MSDDFAHLDATAQAELVRRGDASPRELVDAAIARVERLNPTLNAVIHPAFERARAAAASPELPQGPFRGVPFLMKDIGGPEAGHPYHAGMRFLRDADWRVRDDAYITQRFRGAGLVSLGRTNTPELALLPTTEPEAYGPTHNPWNPGRSSGGSSGGAAAAVAAGLVPCAHASDGGGSIRGPASMCGLVGLKPTRARSSFGPAIGERWSGFSVEFAVTRSVRDAAALLDVIAGPGLGDPYVATPPQRPYATEATTPPGRLRVGVMRRLPRDGALHPECLAAVDRTATLLADAGHVVEEAHPAALDEHETVMVYIGIVTANTARALASWGDQVGRPMTAGDCEPLTWMLAERGRQLSAIDHLANVEFVHAYGRRLAAWWASGFDLLLTATQGAPPPELGYITSTPEEPLRAFMRAAPYGAATLPFNMSGQPAVSLPVHMTADGLPVGVQLVAAYAREDLLLRMAAQLEAAVDWASRRPPLHG, via the coding sequence ATGTCCGACGACTTCGCGCACCTCGATGCCACGGCGCAGGCGGAGCTGGTCCGCCGCGGCGACGCGTCACCGCGGGAGCTGGTCGACGCCGCGATCGCCCGCGTCGAGCGCCTGAACCCGACGCTCAACGCAGTGATCCACCCCGCCTTCGAGCGCGCCCGCGCCGCGGCCGCGAGCCCCGAGCTGCCCCAAGGGCCGTTCCGCGGCGTGCCCTTCCTCATGAAGGACATCGGCGGACCCGAAGCCGGGCATCCGTATCACGCAGGCATGCGCTTCCTGCGCGATGCCGACTGGCGGGTGCGCGACGACGCATACATCACGCAGCGCTTCCGCGGTGCCGGCCTGGTGTCGCTCGGCCGCACCAACACGCCCGAGCTGGCGCTGCTGCCGACGACCGAGCCCGAGGCGTACGGCCCCACGCACAATCCGTGGAACCCGGGCCGCTCGAGCGGCGGCTCGAGCGGCGGCGCCGCGGCGGCGGTGGCCGCGGGGCTCGTCCCCTGCGCGCACGCCAGCGACGGCGGCGGCTCCATCCGCGGGCCGGCGAGCATGTGCGGGCTCGTGGGCCTCAAGCCCACCCGCGCGCGCAGCAGCTTCGGCCCGGCCATCGGCGAGCGCTGGAGCGGCTTCTCGGTCGAGTTCGCCGTGACGCGCAGCGTGCGCGACGCCGCCGCGCTGCTCGACGTGATCGCCGGCCCCGGCCTCGGCGATCCCTACGTCGCGACGCCGCCGCAGCGCCCGTACGCGACCGAGGCGACCACGCCGCCCGGGCGCCTGCGCGTCGGCGTGATGCGCCGCCTGCCGCGCGACGGCGCACTCCATCCCGAGTGCCTCGCCGCCGTCGACCGCACCGCGACGCTGCTCGCCGATGCCGGCCACGTCGTCGAGGAGGCGCATCCCGCCGCGCTCGACGAGCACGAGACGGTGATGGTCTACATCGGCATCGTGACGGCCAACACGGCGCGGGCGCTGGCGTCGTGGGGCGACCAGGTCGGCCGCCCGATGACGGCCGGCGACTGCGAGCCGCTCACCTGGATGCTCGCCGAGCGTGGCCGCCAGCTCTCGGCGATCGACCACCTCGCGAACGTCGAGTTCGTCCACGCCTACGGCCGGCGGCTCGCGGCGTGGTGGGCATCGGGCTTCGATCTCCTGCTGACGGCCACGCAGGGCGCCCCGCCGCCCGAGCTCGGCTACATCACCTCGACGCCCGAGGAGCCGCTGCGCGCCTTCATGCGCGCCGCCCCGTACGGCGCCGCCACCCTGCCCTTCAACATGTCCGGGCAACCGGCCGTGTCCCTACCCGTGCACATGACGGCGGACGGGCTGCCGGTCGGCGTGCAGCTCGTCGCGGCCTACGCACGCGAGGATCTGCTCCTGCGGATGGCGGCGCAGCTCGAGGCGGCGGTGGATTGGGCGTCGCGGCGCCCGCCGCTGCACGGCTAG
- a CDS encoding enoyl-CoA hydratase/isomerase family protein yields the protein MAIVELVLEATGKNALGLAHMERIIRETRAAGGAPLLVRGAGDAFSAGLDLKEVAGNDLEGMRRFLATLEEMVEALYDYPGPMVAAVNGHAIAGGCVIALCAEHRVATSSPRARIGLNEVALGVEFPPKTLAMVRRRVAPRAVERVVLGAALFAPQDALGLSLVDELADDPVAAGRAALERLAAHPAVAYTATKRALRDGGLHVGDDEWRRFQAEALPRWAGDSVKATLRAVLGGKA from the coding sequence ATGGCGATCGTCGAGCTCGTCCTCGAGGCGACCGGCAAGAACGCGCTGGGCCTCGCCCACATGGAGCGCATCATCCGCGAGACCCGGGCCGCGGGGGGCGCGCCGCTGCTCGTGCGCGGCGCCGGCGACGCCTTCTCGGCCGGCCTCGACCTGAAGGAGGTCGCCGGCAACGACCTCGAGGGCATGCGCCGCTTCCTCGCCACGCTCGAGGAGATGGTCGAGGCCCTCTACGACTACCCGGGCCCGATGGTGGCGGCCGTGAACGGCCACGCCATCGCCGGCGGCTGCGTCATCGCCCTGTGCGCCGAGCACCGCGTGGCAACCTCGAGCCCGCGCGCCCGTATCGGCCTCAACGAGGTGGCGCTCGGCGTCGAGTTTCCTCCGAAGACGCTGGCGATGGTGCGCCGCCGTGTCGCGCCGCGCGCGGTCGAGCGCGTCGTCCTGGGGGCCGCGCTCTTCGCCCCCCAGGACGCCCTCGGGCTGAGCCTCGTCGACGAGCTGGCCGACGATCCGGTGGCCGCCGGCCGCGCCGCGCTGGAGCGGCTCGCAGCCCATCCCGCCGTCGCCTACACGGCCACCAAGCGCGCCCTGCGCGACGGCGGCCTGCACGTCGGCGACGACGAGTGGCGTCGCTTCCAGGCCGAGGCGCTGCCGCGCTGGGCCGGCGACAGCGTGAAGGCGACGTTACGCGCGGTGCTCGGCGGCAAGGCCTGA
- a CDS encoding enoyl-CoA hydratase: MPEPELLVEKTDGTAVLTLNRPAAMNALSRSLRRAIVAAMREIETDPDVGVVVLTGAGRAFCAGLDLKELGGETGGDGDIGGAIGGDAGVTDAISRCTRPVIGAVNGVAVTGGFELALACDVLIASTDARFADTHARVGILPGWGLSQKLSRAIGIYRAKHLSLTGNYLSAADAAAWGLVSAVVPPGDLLPAARRLAQDMLSCDPETLRGYKRVIDAGFAQTFGDGLRTEAEANRAHARTLTPEKIAARRSAVQARGRAQVQEG, encoded by the coding sequence ATGCCGGAGCCCGAGCTGCTCGTCGAGAAGACCGACGGCACCGCCGTCCTGACGCTCAACCGTCCCGCCGCGATGAACGCGCTGTCGCGCAGCCTGCGGCGGGCGATCGTCGCCGCCATGCGCGAGATCGAGACCGATCCCGACGTCGGCGTCGTCGTCCTCACCGGCGCGGGCCGCGCCTTCTGCGCCGGCCTCGACCTGAAGGAGCTCGGCGGCGAGACCGGCGGCGACGGCGACATCGGCGGCGCGATCGGCGGCGACGCGGGCGTGACCGACGCCATCAGCCGCTGCACGCGGCCCGTCATCGGCGCCGTCAACGGCGTCGCCGTGACCGGCGGCTTCGAGCTCGCGCTCGCCTGCGACGTGCTCATCGCCTCGACCGACGCGCGCTTCGCCGACACCCACGCGCGCGTCGGCATCCTGCCGGGCTGGGGCCTCAGCCAGAAGCTGTCGCGAGCCATCGGCATCTACCGCGCCAAGCACCTCTCGCTGACGGGCAACTACCTCTCGGCCGCCGACGCCGCCGCCTGGGGCCTCGTCTCCGCCGTCGTGCCGCCGGGCGACCTGCTGCCGGCGGCCCGGCGGCTGGCGCAGGACATGCTCTCGTGCGACCCGGAGACGCTGCGCGGCTACAAGCGCGTCATCGACGCGGGCTTCGCGCAGACGTTCGGCGACGGGCTGCGGACCGAGGCCGAGGCCAACCGCGCCCACGCGCGTACGCTGACGCCCGAGAAGATCGCGGCACGCCGCTCCGCCGTCCAGGCGCGCGGCCGGGCCCAGGTGCAGGAGGGCTAG
- a CDS encoding thioesterase family protein, translated as MSDATEALFVPDGDRFVPGLAARGPWSPEAQHGGAPAALLATCLERAGGGDMHPARLTLELLRPVPIAPLTVETAITRPGRKVQIVEARLRAGDAEVARASLLRVRRADLPLPPLERAAPPPGPGTGVDGVPPWIDSTWRPAFHRDAVEHRFVAGGFQVPGPATDWIRLRVPVVAGEPPTPLARVMAAADFGNGVSWVLHRADGWQFINPDLTVYLHRLPAGEWVCLDAASHMESHGVGLAESRLFDEIGPLGRASQSLLLERV; from the coding sequence ATGTCCGACGCGACCGAGGCCCTCTTCGTGCCCGACGGCGATCGCTTCGTCCCCGGCCTCGCGGCGCGCGGGCCGTGGAGCCCCGAGGCCCAGCACGGCGGCGCTCCCGCGGCGCTCCTCGCCACCTGCCTCGAGCGTGCGGGCGGCGGCGACATGCATCCGGCCCGTCTGACGCTCGAGCTGCTGCGGCCCGTGCCGATCGCCCCGCTCACGGTCGAGACCGCGATCACACGACCCGGGCGCAAGGTGCAGATCGTCGAGGCCCGCCTGCGCGCGGGCGACGCCGAGGTGGCGCGCGCGTCGCTGCTGCGGGTGCGGCGCGCCGATCTGCCGCTGCCGCCGCTCGAGCGGGCGGCGCCGCCGCCGGGGCCCGGGACCGGCGTCGACGGCGTCCCGCCCTGGATCGACTCGACGTGGCGCCCGGCCTTCCATCGCGACGCCGTCGAGCACCGCTTCGTCGCCGGCGGCTTCCAGGTCCCCGGACCGGCCACCGACTGGATCCGCCTGCGCGTGCCCGTGGTCGCCGGCGAGCCGCCGACGCCGCTCGCGCGCGTCATGGCTGCGGCCGACTTCGGCAACGGCGTCAGCTGGGTGCTCCACCGCGCCGACGGCTGGCAGTTCATCAATCCCGACCTGACGGTCTACCTGCACCGTCTCCCGGCCGGCGAGTGGGTCTGTCTCGACGCCGCGTCGCACATGGAGTCGCACGGCGTCGGGCTGGCGGAGAGCCGGCTGTTCGACGAGATCGGGCCGCTCGGCCGCGCGTCGCAGTCGCTCCTGCTCGAGCGCGTGTAG
- a CDS encoding DTW domain-containing protein: MSDLPRCGRCRRPGARCLCPRFAAIPPPLPVVFLQHHREARRRLGTCRLAHLQLPGSELHVAWRFDAHPRVATLAAAGAALLFPGPDAQPVAATAPRLLVVVDGTWSEAGKLVRQTPALAVLPRIGLAPPAPGRYRIRRAPAAHCLSTVEAVVDVLGILAGDPDRYLPLLAPFDALVEEQLAAAAGRHPWTHERRKARRHAATAAAAG; encoded by the coding sequence GTGAGCGATCTGCCGCGCTGCGGGCGCTGCCGGCGCCCCGGCGCCCGCTGCCTGTGCCCGCGCTTCGCCGCCATCCCGCCGCCGCTGCCGGTGGTGTTCCTCCAGCACCACCGCGAAGCGCGCCGGCGCCTGGGCACCTGCCGGCTGGCGCATCTCCAGCTCCCGGGCTCGGAGCTGCACGTCGCCTGGCGCTTCGACGCCCACCCGCGGGTGGCGACGCTGGCCGCCGCCGGCGCGGCGCTGCTCTTCCCGGGGCCGGACGCGCAGCCGGTGGCGGCGACGGCACCGCGGCTCCTCGTCGTCGTCGACGGGACGTGGAGCGAGGCGGGCAAGCTCGTGCGGCAGACGCCGGCGCTCGCCGTGCTGCCGCGCATCGGCCTCGCGCCGCCGGCGCCCGGCCGCTACCGCATCCGGCGTGCACCCGCCGCGCATTGCCTCTCGACCGTCGAGGCGGTGGTCGACGTGCTCGGCATCCTCGCCGGCGACCCCGATCGCTACCTGCCCCTGCTGGCGCCGTTCGACGCCCTGGTCGAGGAGCAGCTCGCGGCCGCCGCCGGGCGCCACCCGTGGACGCACGAGCGCCGCAAGGCGCGCCGCCACGCCGCGACGGCCGCCGCGGCCGGCTAG